A single region of the Montipora capricornis isolate CH-2021 chromosome 13, ASM3666992v2, whole genome shotgun sequence genome encodes:
- the LOC138030754 gene encoding uncharacterized protein: MPAAEIETTHTTSPLEKDVEKFPEKNETNCKDDKTCEEASTEEENVKTTEESRKMKEENFPEKENIIEASNTVSKDAKTVEFEDEKSANDAEDETTKMAENSKRKSMELRDATNQTKEEHSPPKKRKST; the protein is encoded by the coding sequence ATGCCGGCAGCAGAAATTGAGACGACTCATACGACCTCTCCACTTGAAAAAGATGTTGAGAAATTTCCGGAGAAAAATGAAACCAATTGCAAAGACGACAAAACATGTGAAGAAGCGAGCACAGAAGAGGAAAACGTCAAGACAACTGAGGAGTCGAGAAagatgaaagaagaaaatttcccggAGAAGGAAAATATAATAGAAGCATCAAATACGGTTTCAAAAGACGCGAAAACAGTTGAATTTGAAGACGAAAAGTCTGCGAACGACGCGGAAGATGAaacaacaaagatggcggaaaATTCAAAACGAAAGTCTATGGAGCTTAGAGATGCAACCAACCAAACCAAGGAAGAGCATAGTCCACCCAAGAAAAGAAAATCCACGTAA